A genomic segment from Hyalangium ruber encodes:
- a CDS encoding KamA family radical SAM protein — protein MQTKPTRSPPDTGPAQQPISYPTRREFLEPDWRRIPGYKDVSAADWESSVWQRKHTVKNLRELKATLGSLLPDDLAESIDRDQKERATMSLLLPPQMLNTMNLEDLWRDPVRRYMLPAFDDRRTDWPNHPKASRDSLHEAEMWVVEGLTHRYPTKVLAEMLPTCPQYCGHCTRMDLVGNDVPQVQKHKFSVGPKERYEKMLEYLRATPTVRDVVVSGGDIANLPIQQLEPFVSSLMDIPNIRDIRLASKGLMAIPQHFLQDQVLQGLDRLAKKAIERGVDLALHTHVNHAQQLTPLVGKAARKLLDMGFRDVRNQGVLLRGVNDSAPALLDLCFTLLDHAKILPYYFYMCDMIPNSEHWRLSVSQAQKLQHDIMGYMPGFATPRIVCDVPFVGKRWVHQVAEYDHERGISYWTKNYRTAIEWNDAEALDRKYEYYDPIDTLPESGQAWWREQLKAA, from the coding sequence ATGCAAACGAAGCCCACCCGCAGCCCGCCCGATACCGGCCCTGCGCAGCAGCCCATTTCCTATCCCACCCGCCGGGAGTTCCTGGAGCCTGACTGGCGCCGCATCCCCGGCTACAAGGATGTGTCCGCCGCCGACTGGGAGAGCTCCGTCTGGCAGCGCAAGCACACCGTCAAGAACCTGCGCGAGCTGAAGGCCACGCTGGGTTCGCTCCTGCCGGATGACCTCGCCGAGAGCATCGATCGCGACCAGAAGGAGCGGGCGACCATGTCGCTGCTGCTCCCGCCGCAGATGCTCAACACCATGAACCTCGAGGACCTGTGGCGCGACCCCGTGCGGCGCTACATGCTCCCCGCGTTCGATGACCGGCGCACCGACTGGCCCAATCACCCCAAGGCCAGCCGCGACAGCCTCCACGAGGCCGAGATGTGGGTCGTCGAGGGCCTCACCCACCGCTACCCCACCAAGGTGCTGGCGGAGATGCTGCCCACGTGCCCCCAGTACTGTGGCCACTGCACCCGCATGGACCTGGTCGGCAATGACGTGCCCCAGGTGCAGAAGCACAAGTTCTCCGTCGGGCCCAAGGAGCGCTACGAGAAGATGCTGGAGTACCTGCGCGCCACGCCCACCGTGCGTGACGTGGTGGTCTCAGGCGGCGACATCGCCAACCTGCCCATCCAGCAGCTCGAGCCGTTCGTCAGCTCCCTGATGGACATCCCCAACATCCGGGACATCCGTCTGGCCAGCAAGGGCCTGATGGCCATTCCCCAGCACTTCCTCCAGGACCAGGTCCTCCAGGGGCTGGATAGGCTGGCCAAGAAGGCCATCGAGCGCGGCGTGGACCTGGCGCTCCATACCCACGTCAACCATGCTCAGCAGCTCACGCCGCTCGTCGGCAAGGCCGCCCGCAAGCTGCTCGACATGGGCTTCCGCGATGTGCGCAACCAGGGTGTGCTCCTGCGCGGCGTGAACGACAGCGCCCCCGCGCTGCTGGACCTGTGCTTCACCCTGCTCGATCACGCCAAGATCCTGCCGTACTACTTCTACATGTGCGACATGATCCCCAACTCGGAGCACTGGCGCCTGTCCGTCTCCCAGGCCCAGAAGCTCCAGCACGACATCATGGGCTACATGCCCGGCTTCGCCACGCCGCGCATCGTCTGTGACGTGCCCTTCGTCGGCAAGCGCTGGGTCCACCAGGTCGCCGAGTACGACCACGAGCGCGGCATCTCGTACTGGACCAAGAACTACCGCACCGCCATCGAGTGGAACGACGCCGAGGCGCTCGACCGCAAGTACGAGTACTACGATCCCATCGACACGCTGCCCGAGTCCGGCCAGGCGTGGTGGCGGGAGCAGCTCAAGGCGGCGTGA
- a CDS encoding KamA family radical SAM protein — protein sequence MDSSEGRRRLFPEATDAEWGDWRWQQRHAVRGLAQLERYVSLTPDERAGVQETAALFRIGISPYYLSLIDPAHPFCPVRMQSIPVRAEARVRPGELADPLGEDKTRPEEAIVHKYPDRVLFLAIDTCSVYCRHCTRRRITKGGEAELSKEQMRRGIEYIRNHPEVRDVLISGGDPFLLSDTRLEELLAPLHEIPHVEMIRIGTRVPVCLPMRVTDELARMLRRYAPVYVVTHFNHPKEITPEARAACERLVDHGVPVENQAVLMRRLNSDARIIKELSHALLRIRVRPYYLHQMDVAEGCEHLRTPIAKGMEILQQLRGHTTGLAVPHLAVDLPGGGGKVTLQPDYVVERGERETIFRNFKGQQYAYPEPEETDCSCPYDEVWRTRAR from the coding sequence ATGGATTCGTCGGAGGGGCGCCGTCGCCTGTTTCCCGAGGCGACGGACGCGGAGTGGGGTGACTGGCGCTGGCAGCAGCGCCATGCCGTCCGTGGGCTCGCGCAGCTCGAGCGGTATGTGTCCCTTACGCCGGATGAGCGCGCCGGCGTGCAGGAGACCGCCGCGCTGTTCCGCATCGGGATCAGCCCGTACTACCTGTCGCTCATCGATCCCGCGCACCCGTTCTGTCCCGTGCGGATGCAGTCCATCCCCGTGCGGGCCGAGGCGCGCGTTCGCCCGGGCGAGCTGGCCGACCCGCTCGGCGAGGACAAGACGCGGCCCGAGGAGGCCATCGTCCACAAGTACCCGGACCGGGTGCTGTTCCTCGCCATCGACACGTGCTCCGTCTACTGCCGGCACTGCACCCGCCGCCGCATCACCAAGGGCGGGGAGGCGGAGCTGAGCAAGGAGCAGATGCGCCGCGGCATCGAGTACATCCGCAACCACCCCGAGGTGCGCGATGTGCTCATTTCCGGTGGCGATCCGTTCCTCTTGAGCGACACGCGCTTGGAGGAGTTGCTGGCGCCGCTCCATGAGATTCCCCACGTGGAGATGATTCGCATCGGCACTCGCGTGCCGGTGTGTCTGCCCATGCGCGTCACCGATGAGCTGGCGCGCATGCTGCGGCGCTATGCGCCCGTCTATGTGGTGACCCACTTCAACCACCCCAAGGAAATCACCCCCGAGGCGCGGGCGGCCTGTGAGCGCCTGGTGGACCATGGCGTCCCCGTGGAGAACCAGGCCGTGCTCATGCGCCGGCTCAACTCGGACGCGCGCATCATCAAGGAGCTGTCCCACGCCCTGCTGCGCATCCGCGTGCGGCCGTACTACCTCCACCAGATGGATGTCGCCGAGGGCTGCGAGCACCTGCGTACCCCCATCGCCAAGGGCATGGAGATCCTTCAGCAGCTTCGCGGGCACACCACCGGGCTCGCCGTGCCCCACCTCGCCGTGGACCTGCCCGGTGGCGGCGGCAAGGTGACGCTCCAGCCCGACTATGTGGTGGAGCGCGGCGAGCGCGAGACGATCTTCCGCAACTTCAAGGGCCAGCAGTACGCCTACCCCGAGCCCGAGGAGACCGACTGCTCGTGCCCCTATGACGAGGTGTGGCGGACCCGGGCTCGCTGA
- a CDS encoding SpoIID/LytB domain-containing protein has translation MLRPVALLLIFLASSPALAVETMRIAMSEARTEVQVSGQGLAFGTDTEDATFHPLGARQVTVRRKGRKLEVNGAPVVGDAVRFRAGALSYDAGVPGDEPLRAGDMQVRGDVVVRLYRDGLQLINVIPLEDYLTAVLGSEMPVSFPAEALKAQAVAARTYALQKKLEAYGSAFYLGSSVLHQVYGGVNREDPRTRAAVEATRGEVLTYELAPIEAYFHASCGGRTESGQAALQRDLPYLQAVECPCGKLPASRWSADVSEAELRSALSGSPEGLRIAGRTGTRRVSRVTTADGTTLDGARFRQRLGYTKLKSLDFEVEKTAHGYSFTGRGYGHGAGLCQWGAKALADGGWEYREILSHYYPGAELQQLY, from the coding sequence ATGTTGCGACCTGTTGCACTGCTCCTCATCTTCCTGGCGTCCTCTCCCGCTCTCGCCGTGGAGACGATGCGCATCGCCATGAGCGAGGCCCGTACCGAGGTGCAGGTGAGCGGCCAGGGCCTGGCGTTCGGCACGGATACCGAGGATGCCACCTTCCACCCCCTCGGCGCGAGGCAGGTGACCGTGCGGCGGAAGGGGCGGAAGCTCGAGGTCAATGGGGCGCCCGTCGTCGGTGACGCGGTGCGCTTCCGCGCCGGCGCCTTGTCCTACGACGCCGGAGTCCCCGGGGACGAGCCGCTGCGCGCCGGCGACATGCAGGTCCGCGGGGACGTGGTGGTGCGGCTGTACCGGGACGGGCTCCAGCTCATCAACGTCATTCCCCTCGAGGATTACCTCACGGCTGTTCTGGGGAGCGAGATGCCCGTCTCGTTCCCCGCCGAGGCACTCAAGGCCCAGGCCGTCGCCGCCCGCACCTACGCCCTGCAGAAGAAGCTGGAGGCGTATGGGAGCGCCTTCTACCTGGGCAGCAGTGTGCTCCATCAAGTGTACGGCGGCGTCAACCGCGAGGACCCGCGCACCCGCGCCGCCGTGGAGGCCACTCGCGGCGAGGTGCTCACCTATGAGCTGGCCCCCATCGAGGCCTACTTCCATGCCTCCTGTGGTGGGCGCACCGAGTCCGGCCAGGCCGCACTGCAGCGGGACCTGCCCTACCTCCAGGCCGTCGAGTGTCCCTGTGGCAAGTTGCCCGCCAGCCGTTGGTCCGCCGACGTCAGCGAGGCGGAGCTCCGGTCCGCGCTCAGTGGCTCTCCCGAAGGGTTGCGCATCGCCGGGCGTACCGGCACCCGCCGGGTCTCCCGCGTCACCACCGCCGATGGCACCACCCTGGATGGCGCCCGCTTCCGCCAGCGCCTGGGCTACACGAAGCTCAAGAGCCTGGACTTCGAGGTGGAGAAGACGGCTCACGGTTACTCCTTCACCGGGCGCGGCTATGGCCACGGCGCCGGCCTGTGCCAGTGGGGCGCCAAGGCCCTCGCCGATGGTGGCTGGGAGTACCGAGAAATCCTCTCGCACTACTACCCGGGGGCCGAACTCCAGCAACTCTATTGA